Proteins from one Gammaproteobacteria bacterium genomic window:
- a CDS encoding D-glycerate dehydrogenase, whose translation MEKLKVIVTRRWPEEVEEELKALFDVELNENDHPMSVTELQEALRCADAVLPTVSDKITAEVLSAEPLRAKILGNFGVGFNHIDLNAAKERGITVTNTPDVLTDCTADTAMTLLLMVARRAGEGERHVRSKSWTGWRPTHMLATKVSGKTLGLVGMGRIAKAVAKRAHFGFGMNIIFYDPYPPPKDVVAALEAQPCETLEDVFKDADVVSVHCPAGKETHYLINAERLALMKPTAFLINTSRGDVVDEKALVKALQDGTIAGAALDVYENEPQVSKELLAMENVVLFPHLGSASRETRVAMGMRALENVKTFFAGETPRDKVV comes from the coding sequence ATGGAGAAGCTAAAGGTTATCGTGACCCGGCGTTGGCCGGAAGAGGTGGAGGAAGAGCTGAAGGCGCTCTTTGACGTAGAGCTCAACGAGAATGACCACCCCATGAGTGTCACAGAACTTCAGGAGGCTCTCCGTTGTGCCGATGCGGTACTGCCTACGGTATCGGACAAGATCACCGCCGAGGTCCTCAGCGCCGAGCCCCTGAGGGCAAAAATCCTTGGGAACTTTGGTGTCGGGTTCAACCATATTGACTTGAACGCTGCAAAGGAGCGGGGTATTACCGTAACCAACACCCCGGACGTGCTGACCGACTGTACGGCGGATACCGCCATGACCTTGCTGCTCATGGTGGCGCGGCGAGCGGGTGAAGGCGAGCGGCATGTTCGCTCCAAGTCGTGGACCGGGTGGCGACCCACCCATATGCTCGCAACGAAGGTGAGTGGCAAGACCTTGGGCCTTGTTGGCATGGGACGAATTGCGAAGGCCGTGGCGAAGCGGGCGCATTTTGGTTTTGGCATGAACATTATTTTTTATGATCCCTATCCACCGCCTAAGGACGTTGTCGCAGCCCTAGAAGCGCAGCCATGTGAAACACTGGAAGACGTCTTTAAGGATGCGGATGTTGTTTCGGTACACTGCCCAGCTGGTAAGGAGACACACTATTTGATCAACGCAGAAAGGTTGGCGCTGATGAAACCAACTGCCTTTCTCATCAATACGTCGCGTGGTGATGTCGTTGATGAAAAGGCGCTGGTCAAGGCTCTGCAAGACGGTACCATTGCCGGTGCTGCTCTGGATGTCTATGAAAACGAGCCGCAGGTCTCGAAGGAGTTGCTTGCAATGGAGAATGTGGTCCTGTTTCCCCATCTTGGCAGTGCCTCACGAGAGACCCGTGTAGCGATGGGCATGCGTGCGCTGGAAAACGTCAAGACGTTCTTCGCCGGTGAGACCCCGCGTGACAAAGTTGTGTGA
- the sucD gene encoding succinate--CoA ligase subunit alpha, with amino-acid sequence MSILLDKKTKVIVQGFTGQIGTFHATEMMEYGTNIVGGVTPGKGGTIHLGKPVFNTVKEAVQETGATASIIFVPAPFAGDSIMEAADAGIRGCVAITDGIPAHDMIRVKRYMWRYKKDQRMCLIGPNCAGVISPGKAMMGIMPGHIYVSGPVGVVGRSGTLGYEAASQMKELGIGVSTSVGIGGDPINGSSFKDILERFEEDDETKAVMMIGEIGGPQEAEAAEFVRDHMSKPVVAYVAGLSAPKGRRMGHAGAIISAFGESAAEKVEILKDAGVRVAPSPAELGATVADVLKKAN; translated from the coding sequence ATGAGTATATTGCTAGATAAAAAGACAAAAGTCATCGTTCAGGGTTTTACGGGTCAGATCGGCACCTTCCATGCCACGGAGATGATGGAGTACGGGACCAACATTGTGGGTGGCGTCACACCCGGCAAGGGCGGCACGATCCACCTGGGTAAGCCAGTATTCAATACGGTCAAGGAGGCCGTCCAAGAAACAGGCGCAACCGCCAGTATCATCTTTGTGCCCGCCCCGTTTGCGGGTGACTCGATCATGGAAGCGGCTGATGCGGGGATACGCGGGTGCGTTGCCATCACGGACGGGATCCCGGCCCATGACATGATCAGGGTGAAGCGCTATATGTGGCGCTACAAGAAGGATCAGCGTATGTGTTTAATTGGACCTAACTGTGCCGGCGTCATCAGCCCCGGAAAGGCGATGATGGGGATCATGCCGGGTCATATCTATGTATCCGGTCCAGTGGGTGTTGTGGGGCGATCCGGCACGCTCGGGTATGAGGCCGCGTCACAGATGAAGGAACTCGGCATCGGGGTGTCAACCAGCGTGGGGATTGGCGGGGACCCGATCAACGGCAGTTCCTTCAAGGACATCCTGGAGCGTTTTGAAGAAGACGATGAAACAAAGGCTGTGATGATGATCGGTGAGATCGGTGGGCCTCAGGAAGCAGAAGCGGCGGAGTTTGTGCGGGATCACATGTCGAAGCCGGTAGTTGCTTACGTCGCGGGGCTGAGCGCACCGAAGGGCCGCAGGATGGGTCATGCAGGGGCCATCATTTCCGCCTTTGGTGAGAGTGCCGCGGAAAAGGTCGAAATACTGAAAGATGCGGGCGTTAGGGTGGCGCCGAGTCCCGCCGAGTTGGGTGCCACCGTGGCAGACGTGCTTAAGAAGGCGAATTAG
- a CDS encoding malate--CoA ligase subunit beta, which yields MDIHEYQAKELLSDFGVTVPAGGLAYSPEQAAYRTKEIGGEKWVVKAQIHSGARGKAGGIKVCSSDREVLQAADELLGSRLVTHQTGPQGKVVHRLYIEAATAIERELYLGFVLDRKSERIMVVASSAGGMEIEEIARQKPDSILRASIEPAVGMQAFQAREVAFGLGLERALVSQAVTTFLGCYRAFRDLDATMVEVNPLVVTEDGRLVALDAKMTFDDNALFRHPHISELRDKSQEDPREMMAADRGLSYVALTGNIGCIINGAGLAMATMDMIEHAGGEPANFLDIGGGASPERVAKAFRLVLSDENVQAMLVNIFAGINRCDWVAEGVVQAVEDIKLKIPLVVRLAGTNVEAGRRILKDSGLPIISADTLAEAADRVVASWKEARGN from the coding sequence GTGGATATCCACGAATATCAGGCAAAAGAACTGCTCTCGGATTTCGGTGTCACGGTACCGGCCGGTGGGCTCGCATACAGTCCTGAACAGGCGGCCTATCGGACAAAGGAAATTGGCGGCGAGAAGTGGGTTGTGAAGGCGCAGATCCATTCGGGTGCCCGCGGTAAAGCGGGCGGCATCAAAGTCTGCTCAAGCGACCGTGAAGTCTTGCAGGCGGCGGATGAGTTGCTCGGTTCGCGGCTTGTCACGCATCAAACGGGGCCCCAGGGCAAGGTCGTGCACAGGCTCTATATTGAAGCGGCGACGGCCATCGAGCGCGAACTGTATCTAGGCTTTGTGCTGGATCGTAAGTCAGAGAGGATCATGGTTGTCGCGTCGTCGGCAGGCGGTATGGAGATCGAAGAGATCGCGCGCCAGAAGCCGGATTCGATCCTGCGGGCCAGCATTGAGCCAGCGGTGGGGATGCAGGCCTTCCAGGCCCGCGAGGTTGCCTTTGGTTTGGGTCTGGAGCGAGCGCTGGTCAGCCAGGCGGTGACGACATTTCTTGGATGTTATCGGGCGTTTCGGGACCTTGATGCGACCATGGTTGAGGTCAACCCATTGGTAGTCACGGAGGACGGGCGGCTAGTCGCGCTGGATGCCAAGATGACCTTCGATGATAACGCCCTGTTCCGGCATCCCCATATCTCTGAGCTACGTGACAAGTCACAAGAAGATCCGCGAGAGATGATGGCGGCGGATCGCGGGCTCAGTTACGTTGCCCTCACCGGCAACATTGGCTGCATCATCAACGGTGCAGGGCTTGCGATGGCAACCATGGATATGATCGAACACGCGGGGGGTGAGCCGGCGAACTTTCTTGATATCGGTGGCGGCGCATCGCCGGAGCGGGTTGCCAAGGCATTCCGCCTGGTATTGTCTGATGAGAATGTGCAGGCGATGTTGGTGAATATCTTCGCTGGGATCAACCGTTGCGATTGGGTTGCGGAGGGCGTGGTGCAAGCTGTCGAAGATATCAAACTGAAGATCCCGTTGGTCGTGCGCCTTGCCGGCACAAACGTTGAAGCGGGCCGCCGAATATTAAAGGACAGCGGCCTGCCGATCATCAGTGCGGATACGCTGGCCGAGGCGGCCGATCGAGTCGTTGCTTCATGGAAAGAGGCACGGGGTAACTAG
- a CDS encoding CoA ester lyase: MSHTRYEPTRVRLQRSELAVPGSNPKMIAKAADSGADYVFLDLEDAVAPADKEPARKNIIEALNEIDWRGKGKTISVRINGIDTHYMYRDVVDLLEQAGSHLDTILIPKAGTPCDVYMVDAMVSQIEEAKGIEHSIGLEVLIETALGMANVEAIATSSKRLEAMHFGVADYAASCRARTVNIGGLNPDYPGDQWHAALSRMTVACRAYGLRAIDGPFGDFNDPEGYVLAAKRGAALGIEGKWAIHPSQIPLANEVFSPPESEVDRAKRILEALAKAAREGKGAAQLDGRMIDAASARMAENVVKVDEAIRAKEKAN, from the coding sequence GTGAGTCATACTCGTTATGAACCCACCCGTGTGCGGCTGCAACGCAGTGAGCTGGCGGTGCCTGGTTCTAATCCAAAGATGATCGCTAAGGCCGCTGACAGTGGTGCGGATTATGTCTTCCTTGATCTCGAGGACGCCGTCGCGCCGGCCGATAAGGAGCCGGCGCGCAAAAATATTATCGAGGCGCTCAATGAGATCGACTGGCGGGGTAAAGGCAAAACCATCTCTGTTCGCATCAACGGCATCGATACCCACTATATGTACAGGGATGTGGTCGATTTGCTGGAACAGGCTGGAAGCCACCTTGATACAATCTTGATTCCAAAGGCGGGGACGCCATGCGATGTCTACATGGTTGATGCCATGGTAAGTCAAATTGAGGAGGCGAAAGGAATTGAACACAGCATTGGACTTGAAGTACTGATCGAAACGGCCCTTGGGATGGCCAATGTCGAGGCGATCGCCACATCGAGTAAGCGCTTGGAGGCGATGCACTTTGGCGTTGCGGATTATGCCGCCAGTTGTAGGGCAAGAACCGTCAACATCGGGGGGCTCAATCCAGACTATCCGGGCGATCAATGGCATGCCGCACTTTCTCGCATGACGGTTGCCTGTCGCGCTTATGGGTTGCGTGCTATTGATGGACCGTTTGGTGATTTCAATGATCCGGAAGGTTATGTCTTGGCGGCAAAGCGGGGTGCGGCGTTGGGGATCGAGGGCAAGTGGGCTATCCATCCGTCTCAGATACCGCTCGCTAACGAGGTCTTTTCTCCCCCCGAGTCAGAGGTGGACAGAGCGAAACGTATTCTCGAGGCCTTGGCGAAGGCAGCCCGGGAAGGCAAAGGGGCGGCGCAGCTCGATGGTCGGATGATTGATGCAGCCTCTGCCCGCATGGCGGAAAATGTTGTCAAGGTCGACGAGGCAATCCGGGCAAAGGAGAAGGCCAACTGA
- a CDS encoding aminotransferase class V-fold PLP-dependent enzyme → MPGRNFLFIPGPTNVPDRVRRAMDIPMEDQRAPDLPEFTLALYEDLKKVFKTKMGQVFIFPASGTGGWEAAISNALSPGDKVLASSFGHFSHLWIDLCQRHNLDVEVMEVEWGEGVPVEKYAERLAADKNHEIKAVLACQNETATGVTSDMAGVRKALDAANHPALFYVDGVSSIASIDFRMDEWGVDLAVSASQKGFMLPCGLAIVCASQKALEARTAAKLPRTFFDFEDMIKTNKDGFFPYTPAMTLIRGLRESVNLLFEEGLENVFARHNRLAEAVRRAVDAWGLRLCAKEPKWYSDTVSGIYVPEGFNGSDVVKVAYQRYNLSLGVGLNKVAGKIFRIGHLGDLNELMILSAIVGSEMSMRDIGIDIEPGSGVAAAEEFLRSMAEAFDTSKGATAAM, encoded by the coding sequence ATGCCCGGACGTAATTTCCTCTTTATTCCTGGACCTACCAACGTTCCGGACAGAGTTCGCCGGGCCATGGACATTCCAATGGAAGACCAGCGGGCCCCTGATCTGCCGGAATTTACGCTTGCTCTTTACGAAGATTTAAAGAAAGTCTTCAAGACCAAAATGGGACAAGTCTTCATTTTCCCGGCGTCAGGGACCGGCGGTTGGGAGGCGGCTATTAGCAATGCCCTTTCACCGGGGGATAAGGTCTTGGCTTCAAGCTTTGGTCACTTTTCTCACCTGTGGATTGATCTATGCCAACGTCACAACTTGGATGTTGAGGTAATGGAAGTGGAATGGGGCGAAGGGGTGCCCGTGGAGAAATATGCGGAGCGGCTCGCTGCTGATAAGAACCATGAAATCAAGGCGGTTCTTGCGTGTCAGAACGAGACAGCGACTGGCGTGACCAGCGACATGGCCGGTGTTCGCAAGGCCTTGGATGCAGCCAATCATCCGGCTTTATTCTACGTCGATGGCGTGAGTTCAATTGCCAGTATCGACTTCCGCATGGACGAATGGGGAGTGGACCTGGCTGTCAGCGCCTCCCAAAAGGGCTTCATGCTGCCGTGCGGTCTTGCCATCGTTTGTGCCAGTCAAAAGGCGCTGGAAGCTCGAACAGCCGCCAAGTTGCCCCGCACATTCTTCGACTTCGAGGATATGATCAAGACCAATAAGGATGGGTTCTTCCCATATACCCCGGCGATGACGCTCATACGCGGCTTACGCGAGTCCGTCAATCTGTTGTTCGAGGAAGGGCTTGAGAATGTCTTTGCGCGTCATAATCGCTTGGCCGAGGCAGTGCGCCGAGCGGTAGATGCTTGGGGCCTCAGACTCTGTGCCAAGGAACCGAAATGGTATTCCGATACGGTCAGTGGCATCTATGTGCCAGAGGGATTCAATGGATCCGATGTCGTTAAAGTGGCCTACCAGCGCTACAATCTTTCGCTGGGTGTCGGGCTGAATAAGGTCGCGGGAAAGATTTTCCGCATCGGTCATTTGGGTGATCTCAATGAACTCATGATCTTGAGCGCGATCGTCGGTTCGGAGATGTCGATGCGGGATATCGGGATCGATATCGAACCGGGCAGCGGTGTCGCGGCCGCTGAAGAATTCCTTCGCAGCATGGCCGAGGCGTTCGATACCAGTAAAGGGGCAACGGCTGCCATGTAA
- a CDS encoding O-succinylhomoserine sulfhydrylase, whose protein sequence is MVKIDPLQYGFHTRAVRAGQVRTLEGEQSEPIFASSSFVFKNAAQAAARFAGEEPGNIYSRFTNPTVRTFEERLAALEGGERCVATASGMAAILSTCMGLLGAGDHIVSSRSIFGTTVSLLNAILPRFGLETSFVPLTDYDAWEGAIRTQTKFLFLETPSNPLTEIADIRRLVDLAHAKGCLLVVDNCFCTPALQQPLAMGADIIIHSATKYLDGQGRCMGGAVVGSEELLGEKIFGFLRTAGPAMSPFNAWVFLKGLETLHLRMRAHSANAFKLAEWLEQQSQIARVYYPGLASHPQHVLAGRQQSDYGGIVSFELNGGRDAAWRVIDATQLLSITANLGDTKTTIVHPATTTHWRLTPEERAEAGVTEGLIRISVGLEDVEDIKVDLTRGLDSL, encoded by the coding sequence ATGGTAAAGATCGATCCCCTACAATACGGATTTCATACGCGTGCAGTTCGGGCTGGCCAAGTCCGGACGTTGGAAGGTGAGCAGAGCGAGCCCATTTTTGCTAGCTCTAGCTTCGTGTTTAAAAATGCGGCGCAGGCGGCCGCGCGATTCGCCGGAGAAGAGCCCGGCAATATCTATTCCCGTTTCACTAATCCGACAGTTCGCACATTTGAAGAGCGGCTCGCGGCCTTGGAGGGCGGTGAGCGCTGCGTTGCGACTGCATCAGGTATGGCTGCGATACTTAGCACCTGTATGGGGCTTCTAGGCGCGGGGGATCATATTGTTTCATCACGGAGTATCTTTGGCACCACGGTCAGTTTGTTAAATGCGATACTCCCACGTTTCGGTCTTGAAACGAGCTTTGTGCCGTTGACGGATTACGATGCTTGGGAAGGCGCGATCCGCACTCAGACAAAATTTTTGTTTTTGGAGACGCCATCCAATCCGCTTACTGAGATTGCCGATATTCGTCGCTTGGTCGATCTTGCCCATGCCAAAGGCTGCTTGCTGGTCGTCGATAACTGCTTCTGTACGCCAGCGCTACAACAACCGCTGGCCATGGGCGCCGATATCATTATTCACTCTGCGACCAAATATCTGGATGGACAGGGACGCTGTATGGGCGGAGCGGTCGTTGGCAGTGAAGAACTGCTTGGGGAAAAGATTTTTGGATTTCTAAGGACCGCCGGTCCAGCAATGAGTCCATTTAATGCATGGGTCTTTCTAAAGGGGCTTGAGACGCTGCATTTACGCATGCGCGCACACAGCGCGAACGCGTTTAAGCTTGCAGAGTGGTTGGAGCAGCAATCTCAAATTGCACGTGTCTATTATCCGGGTCTTGCATCACATCCACAGCATGTGCTTGCAGGGAGGCAACAAAGTGATTACGGCGGAATTGTGTCGTTTGAGCTTAATGGCGGAAGGGATGCTGCATGGCGGGTGATTGACGCGACACAGCTTCTGTCCATCACGGCAAATCTTGGAGATACGAAAACGACGATCGTTCATCCAGCAACGACCACGCACTGGCGGTTAACACCCGAGGAGCGGGCAGAGGCGGGGGTTACAGAAGGATTGATTCGCATATCGGTCGGCTTAGAAGATGTCGAAGATATTAAGGTCGATCTCACAAGGGGCCTTGATTCGCTTTGA
- the purF gene encoding amidophosphoribosyltransferase gives MCGIIGIVAKTNVNQALYDGLTVLQHRGQDAAGIVTYEDGRLYLRKNNGLVRDVFYTHHMMNLKGRLGIGHVRYPTAGCSSSAEAQPLYVNSPYGITLAHNGNLTNGEELKRALFCEDLRHINTESDSEVLLNVFAHELQRLGKLQIDAEDIFTAITKLHRRCRGGYAAVAMIAGVGILGFRDPHGIRPIVFGERKTKRGTEYIIASESVAIDALGFDLVRDIEPGEVVFIEASGKLHTRQCADTPLLSPCIFEYVYLARPDSIIDGISVYKARLRMGEKLAAKIMKLWSDHDIDVVIPIPDTSRTAALPLAYALGLKYREGFIKNRYITRTFIMPGQAVRKKSVRQKLNAIGLEFKGKNVLLVDDSIVRGTTSREIIQMAREAGARKVYFAAAAPPVRYPNVYGIDMPSANELVAHGRSEEEVAKEIGADWLIYQELDDLIGSARKGNRKIKQFDTSCFTGEYVTGDVSRDYLDHLEVLRSDKAKVQREGGEVALTDLSNSA, from the coding sequence ATGTGTGGAATAATTGGAATCGTCGCAAAGACTAATGTCAATCAGGCTTTGTATGATGGCTTGACCGTGCTCCAGCATCGTGGACAGGATGCTGCGGGTATTGTGACCTACGAGGACGGGCGCCTATACCTGCGAAAGAATAACGGGCTAGTTCGCGACGTATTCTATACGCACCATATGATGAATCTAAAAGGGAGGCTCGGGATTGGACATGTGCGCTACCCGACGGCTGGTTGCTCGTCGTCTGCCGAGGCCCAACCTTTATACGTCAATTCGCCTTACGGGATCACCCTTGCACACAATGGTAATCTGACAAACGGTGAGGAATTAAAGCGTGCTCTCTTTTGTGAGGACCTCCGGCACATTAACACGGAATCAGACTCCGAAGTGCTACTCAATGTGTTTGCACACGAGTTGCAGAGGCTTGGAAAGCTCCAGATCGACGCCGAAGACATCTTCACAGCCATCACCAAGTTGCATCGACGTTGTCGAGGAGGTTACGCAGCGGTCGCGATGATCGCTGGAGTCGGGATTTTAGGGTTTAGAGATCCCCACGGTATACGTCCGATCGTGTTCGGCGAGCGTAAGACGAAACGAGGTACAGAATACATCATTGCATCGGAAAGCGTCGCGATCGACGCGCTGGGTTTTGATCTCGTGCGTGATATCGAACCGGGTGAGGTCGTTTTCATCGAGGCTAGCGGGAAGCTTCATACCCGACAATGCGCGGATACCCCGCTCCTTTCGCCTTGCATTTTCGAGTATGTATACCTGGCGCGTCCGGACTCAATCATTGACGGTATTTCTGTATACAAAGCGCGGCTACGGATGGGCGAAAAACTCGCGGCAAAAATCATGAAGCTTTGGTCCGATCATGATATTGATGTTGTAATTCCGATTCCGGATACAAGTCGCACGGCGGCGCTTCCGCTAGCGTACGCACTGGGCCTTAAATACCGCGAAGGCTTTATCAAGAATCGTTATATAACACGCACATTTATTATGCCTGGTCAGGCGGTACGGAAAAAATCTGTGCGTCAGAAGCTAAATGCGATTGGCCTGGAGTTTAAAGGCAAGAATGTGTTGCTTGTTGACGATTCGATCGTACGTGGTACCACATCGCGTGAGATTATCCAGATGGCGCGTGAGGCGGGTGCGAGGAAGGTATATTTTGCCGCCGCCGCGCCACCCGTTAGGTACCCGAACGTGTACGGGATTGATATGCCGTCCGCTAACGAACTCGTCGCACATGGAAGGTCGGAAGAAGAAGTCGCAAAGGAGATCGGCGCGGATTGGCTAATTTACCAGGAACTGGATGACCTGATCGGTTCAGCTAGAAAAGGTAATCGGAAGATTAAGCAGTTTGATACTTCCTGTTTTACAGGAGAGTACGTTACCGGCGATGTGAGTCGGGATTATCTTGATCATTTAGAAGTTCTGCGCTCTGATAAAGCGAAGGTTCAACGGGAGGGTGGAGAGGTCGCCTTGACCGATTTATCGAATAGCGCATGA
- a CDS encoding CvpA family protein, whose protein sequence is MTGPDIAILCIIAISALFSLVRGFLREFLSLLAWILAFWLSIAFAPDLAERLADHVSSPSILFALAFVGIFVATLLMASFVSYVVVKLGGKTEFTGADRLLALLLGIARGGVIVVLLVLLAGLTPLPYDQWWGESILIGYFQEMALWLRSYLPEEIASYISY, encoded by the coding sequence ATGACGGGGCCGGATATTGCAATCCTCTGTATCATCGCGATTTCAGCTCTTTTCAGTCTGGTGCGCGGGTTTCTGCGAGAATTTCTTTCACTGTTGGCATGGATACTGGCGTTCTGGCTTAGCATCGCGTTCGCTCCGGACCTGGCGGAACGGCTTGCCGATCATGTTTCATCACCATCAATTCTGTTTGCGCTTGCCTTCGTTGGGATTTTTGTCGCCACATTACTTATGGCATCGTTTGTCAGTTATGTAGTAGTCAAACTCGGTGGGAAAACCGAGTTTACAGGCGCTGATAGACTACTTGCGCTCTTGTTAGGGATCGCTCGCGGTGGTGTCATTGTAGTCCTGTTGGTGTTGTTGGCTGGCCTGACTCCTTTGCCGTATGACCAATGGTGGGGAGAGTCAATCCTTATTGGGTATTTTCAGGAAATGGCGTTATGGCTTCGTAGTTATCTGCCTGAGGAAATCGCGAGCTACATCAGTTATTGA
- a CDS encoding SPOR domain-containing protein, which produces MKERLVGAAVLVGLAVIFVPILFDETPVPVTTITATNIPPKPTDAFSSRIVPIGEPTHHEPREQSVVRPMPSESVTETEGGAPVVAATKDVSEAKLPKPKEPRDGQLVSERVGLMAWVVQLGSFSREANAQALNEKLRKKGYESFVDPVYSGGKKVFRVRVGPELVRSDADALREQLQKTVKLEGIVVRYP; this is translated from the coding sequence TTGAAAGAACGACTGGTGGGTGCTGCTGTGCTAGTCGGCCTTGCCGTTATTTTTGTACCTATTCTTTTTGACGAGACGCCAGTGCCTGTAACCACGATCACCGCGACCAACATCCCACCTAAACCTACGGACGCTTTCAGTTCACGGATTGTGCCAATTGGCGAGCCAACTCATCATGAGCCACGGGAGCAAAGTGTCGTGCGCCCCATGCCATCTGAGTCGGTGACTGAAACCGAAGGCGGCGCGCCCGTGGTCGCGGCCACAAAGGACGTATCAGAGGCGAAGTTGCCAAAGCCTAAGGAACCACGCGACGGTCAACTGGTGAGCGAACGGGTTGGCCTGATGGCTTGGGTCGTACAGCTTGGTAGCTTTTCACGCGAAGCAAATGCCCAAGCCCTTAATGAAAAGTTGCGTAAGAAGGGGTATGAATCGTTTGTTGACCCGGTCTATTCGGGTGGAAAGAAGGTATTTCGGGTTCGAGTCGGTCCCGAACTTGTGCGTTCCGATGCTGACGCCTTGAGGGAGCAGTTGCAGAAAACGGTTAAACTTGAGGGTATCGTTGTTCGATATCCTTAA
- the folC gene encoding bifunctional tetrahydrofolate synthase/dihydrofolate synthase, which translates to MALDQTTQHWPVAGCSSELNGSPQKRFDSLSDWLDWQETLHVKDIELSLERVRSVAQAMGLFKPPYTVISVAGTNGKGSSVALIDAVLTAAGYKTGCYTSPHLISYNERLRISGKNVSDEALCDAFDRIDRARNGLTLTYFEFGTLAAFDIFQRTDIDVGIFEVGLGGRLDAVNLLDADVALVTAIDIDHIDWLGKDRDSIAREKAGIFRHGTPAICSDPKPPQSLIDRAAVLQSPLFCIGRDFEYVVSDNDWTWHYDSVTYADLPKPKLCGDHQLQNAAGVLMVFKLIAEKHPINNNALRTGLKALELPGRFQVIPGAIQYVLDVAHNRQAARVLAQNLTGLPRAKTTHILIGMLRDKDRRAVFQELRDVADVWHVATLNTTRGAGSEILAKELTELGVSKPIVTYGSVAQAFADVVSVASSGDRVLVTGSFLTVGEVMRGLAQRLST; encoded by the coding sequence GTGGCACTAGACCAGACGACACAACACTGGCCAGTCGCAGGCTGTTCATCCGAGTTGAATGGTTCGCCGCAGAAGCGATTTGACAGTTTATCTGACTGGCTTGATTGGCAGGAAACGCTGCATGTAAAAGACATCGAGTTGAGTCTTGAACGTGTCCGATCAGTTGCTCAAGCGATGGGCTTGTTTAAGCCACCGTATACGGTCATCAGCGTAGCCGGTACTAATGGTAAGGGATCAAGTGTTGCACTTATTGATGCCGTACTAACTGCGGCGGGATATAAAACCGGCTGTTACACCTCACCTCACTTGATCTCATACAACGAGCGTCTCCGAATTAGCGGTAAGAATGTCTCTGATGAAGCCCTATGCGACGCATTTGATCGCATCGACCGCGCGCGAAACGGTTTGACCCTGACCTATTTTGAGTTTGGGACACTGGCTGCTTTTGACATCTTCCAGCGAACCGATATCGACGTTGGCATCTTTGAGGTGGGATTAGGGGGAAGATTAGATGCAGTGAACCTTTTGGATGCTGATGTCGCACTGGTGACGGCTATCGATATAGACCACATAGATTGGTTGGGCAAGGATCGTGACTCTATTGCTCGAGAAAAGGCAGGGATCTTCCGGCATGGGACACCCGCGATCTGCTCGGATCCGAAGCCGCCTCAGAGCCTCATCGATCGCGCCGCGGTGCTGCAATCGCCGTTGTTCTGCATAGGCCGTGATTTTGAGTACGTGGTATCGGATAATGACTGGACTTGGCACTACGATTCCGTCACCTACGCTGATCTCCCCAAGCCCAAGCTCTGTGGTGACCACCAGTTGCAGAACGCGGCTGGGGTCCTCATGGTGTTTAAACTCATCGCAGAGAAGCATCCCATAAATAATAATGCCTTGAGAACAGGTCTTAAGGCACTCGAGCTTCCGGGTCGCTTTCAGGTGATTCCAGGTGCTATTCAATACGTGCTAGATGTAGCACATAATCGCCAGGCGGCTAGGGTGTTGGCGCAGAACCTCACTGGATTGCCTCGAGCTAAGACGACGCATATTCTGATCGGGATGCTGAGAGACAAAGATCGCCGTGCGGTATTTCAGGAACTTCGTGATGTTGCAGATGTCTGGCATGTAGCGACGCTTAATACGACACGAGGCGCAGGGAGTGAGATCCTGGCCAAGGAGTTGACTGAGTTGGGCGTATCGAAGCCTATTGTTACCTATGGGAGTGTGGCTCAGGCTTTTGCCGATGTTGTGTCTGTGGCGAGTTCGGGCGATCGCGTGCTCGTAACGGGGTCGTTTCTCACTGTGGGCGAGGTCATGCGGGGGCTTGCGCAACGCCTAAGTACATAG